From a region of the Rathayibacter sp. VKM Ac-2804 genome:
- a CDS encoding DUF4191 domain-containing protein: MARSTEPSTKAVKEPGRLKQMWQVFQMTRRYDSSAVWIILLALAVPILIGVLLGVLLSDGNGFVIALWIVVGVMAGLVAGLAVLSRRAERAAYGQIAGQPGAVGAVLRSGLRGTWTGGEMPVAVNGKTQDAVYRAVGRGGVVLIAEGPTGRTKRMLEDERRKVSRILPNVPVTFVNVGPDEGAVPLHKVPRTLAKTKKVLTKAEVLAVKNRLASLNTSLPIPKGVDPFKVRPQRSR, from the coding sequence ATGGCACGCAGCACGGAACCGTCGACGAAGGCGGTCAAGGAACCCGGACGTCTCAAGCAGATGTGGCAGGTGTTCCAGATGACCCGCCGCTACGACAGCAGCGCGGTCTGGATCATCCTCCTCGCCCTCGCCGTCCCGATCCTGATCGGTGTTCTCCTCGGAGTCCTCCTCAGCGACGGCAACGGCTTCGTCATCGCGCTGTGGATCGTCGTCGGCGTGATGGCCGGGCTGGTCGCAGGTCTCGCGGTCCTCTCCCGCCGGGCCGAGCGCGCCGCCTACGGTCAGATCGCCGGGCAGCCGGGCGCCGTCGGCGCCGTCCTTCGCAGCGGTCTCCGCGGCACCTGGACCGGAGGCGAGATGCCGGTGGCCGTCAACGGCAAGACCCAGGACGCGGTCTACCGCGCGGTCGGCCGTGGCGGCGTCGTGCTGATCGCCGAGGGACCGACCGGCCGCACCAAGCGCATGCTCGAGGACGAGCGCCGCAAGGTGAGCCGCATCCTCCCCAATGTCCCGGTCACCTTCGTCAACGTCGGTCCCGATGAGGGTGCCGTGCCGCTGCACAAGGTCCCCCGCACGCTCGCGAAGACCAAGAAGGTCCTCACCAAGGCCGAGGTCCTGGCCGTGAAGAACCGCCTCGCCTCGCTCAACACCTCGCTGCCGATCCCCAAGGGCGTCGACCCGTTCAAGGTGCGCCCGCAGCGCTCGCGCTGA
- the glnA gene encoding type I glutamate--ammonia ligase, with amino-acid sequence MFKDSSEVLTFIKDTDVKFLDIRFTDLPGVQQHFNIPASTVDEEFFSVGQLFDGSSIRGFANIHESDMQLIPDVTTAYVDPFRVERTLIIVFDIYNPRNGEIYSKDPRQVAKKAEKYLASTGIADTAFFAPEAEFYIFDDVRYEVTQNSAFHSVDSVEGAWNSGRVEEGGNLGNKTPYKGGYFPVSPVDKQADLRDDICLKLIDAGLILERSHHEVGTGGQAEINYRFDTMVHSADDILKFKYIVKNTAEQWGKTATFMPKPLFGDNGSGMHTHQSLWNDGKPLFYDENGYGGLSDVARWYIGGLLKHAPAVLAFTNPTVNSYHRLIPGFEAPVNLVYSAGNRSASIRIPITGTNPKAKRIEFRAPDASGNPYLAFAAQLMAGLDGIKNRIEPHEPVDKDLYELPPEEAKLIPQVPASLEEALAALEADHDFLLQGGVFTQELIETWIDYKREKEIKPLAQRPHPFEFELYYGV; translated from the coding sequence ATGTTTAAAGATTCTTCCGAGGTGCTCACGTTCATCAAGGACACGGACGTCAAGTTCCTCGACATCCGGTTCACCGATCTCCCCGGTGTCCAGCAGCACTTCAACATCCCCGCCTCGACGGTCGACGAGGAGTTCTTCTCCGTCGGCCAGCTCTTCGACGGGTCCTCGATCCGCGGATTCGCGAACATCCACGAATCGGACATGCAGCTGATCCCTGACGTGACCACCGCCTACGTGGACCCGTTCCGCGTCGAGCGCACGCTGATCATCGTCTTCGACATCTACAACCCGCGCAACGGGGAGATCTACTCGAAGGACCCGCGCCAGGTCGCCAAGAAGGCCGAGAAGTACCTCGCCTCGACCGGCATCGCCGACACCGCGTTCTTCGCCCCCGAGGCCGAGTTCTACATCTTCGACGACGTGCGCTACGAGGTCACTCAGAACTCCGCGTTCCACTCCGTCGACTCCGTCGAGGGCGCCTGGAACTCGGGCCGCGTCGAAGAGGGCGGCAACCTCGGCAACAAGACCCCCTACAAGGGCGGCTACTTCCCGGTCAGCCCGGTCGACAAGCAGGCCGACCTCCGCGACGACATCTGCCTCAAGCTGATCGACGCCGGCCTCATCCTCGAGCGCTCGCACCACGAGGTGGGCACCGGCGGCCAGGCCGAGATCAACTACCGCTTCGACACGATGGTCCACTCCGCGGACGACATCCTGAAGTTCAAGTACATCGTCAAGAACACGGCCGAGCAGTGGGGCAAGACCGCCACGTTCATGCCGAAGCCGCTCTTCGGCGACAACGGCTCGGGCATGCACACCCACCAGTCGCTGTGGAACGACGGCAAGCCCCTGTTCTACGACGAGAACGGCTACGGCGGACTCTCCGACGTCGCCCGCTGGTACATCGGCGGCCTGCTCAAGCACGCCCCCGCCGTCCTCGCGTTCACGAACCCGACGGTCAACTCGTACCACCGCCTGATCCCGGGCTTCGAGGCGCCGGTCAACCTGGTCTACTCGGCCGGCAACCGCTCCGCGTCCATCCGCATCCCGATCACGGGTACGAACCCCAAGGCCAAGCGCATCGAGTTCCGTGCGCCCGACGCCTCCGGCAACCCGTACCTCGCGTTCGCCGCCCAGCTGATGGCGGGCCTCGACGGCATCAAGAACCGCATCGAGCCGCACGAGCCGGTCGACAAGGACCTGTACGAGCTGCCCCCGGAGGAGGCCAAGCTCATCCCGCAGGTCCCCGCCTCGCTCGAGGAGGCCCTCGCCGCCCTCGAGGCCGACCACGACTTCCTGCTCCAGGGCGGCGTGTTCACCCAGGAGCTCATCGAGACCTGGATCGACTACAAGCGCGAGAAGGAGATCAAGCCCCTCGCGCAGCGCCCGCACCCCTTCGAGTTCGAGCTGTACTACGGCGTCTGA
- a CDS encoding leucyl aminopeptidase, whose amino-acid sequence MPLSSLEYTTAPVSDLDTGALVLGVAPGPDGPRLVGVDGFDDLVAALPALGVTGAAESLTRVPSSVRAGVLALVGLGSAEPSATVLRTAAGLAVRSLAGTATVALALPTGGEGALAAVAEGAALGSYSYTAFRHSTLESAKAPVESVLLVTTDDSADEAVLERALVVGRAVSAVKDLVNAPPSHLYPQTLAEAVLEGVEGLPLEVTVWDETALERDGFGGILGVGSGSSRPPRLVKIAYSPEGAHSPDGTVESAAPKHLALVGKGITFDSGGLSLKPPASMIGMKDDMTGAATVYAVVRAVAELRLPVRVTAWLCIAENMPSGTAIRPNDVLTIRGGKTVEVLNTDAEGRLVLADGLVAASEEQPDAIVDVATLTGAAVVALGNRYAGAFGDDELVASVLDSARSTGELFWHMPLPAELRPLLNSEIADIANIKPGNTAGGMLIAAHFLQEFVGTRGEGPDAARIPWVHLDIAGPANNGGGGYGFTGTGPTGVSVRALLALAEGLASA is encoded by the coding sequence ATGCCCCTCTCCTCTCTCGAGTACACGACCGCTCCCGTCTCCGACCTCGACACCGGCGCCCTCGTCCTCGGCGTCGCGCCCGGGCCGGACGGCCCGCGTCTCGTCGGCGTCGACGGCTTCGACGACCTGGTCGCCGCCCTCCCGGCACTCGGGGTCACCGGCGCCGCGGAATCGCTGACGCGCGTCCCCTCCTCGGTCCGCGCGGGCGTCCTCGCGCTCGTCGGCCTGGGATCGGCGGAGCCGAGTGCCACGGTCCTGCGGACCGCCGCGGGCCTCGCCGTCCGCAGCCTCGCCGGCACCGCCACGGTCGCCCTCGCGCTGCCCACCGGCGGCGAGGGCGCGCTCGCGGCCGTCGCCGAGGGAGCCGCGCTCGGCTCCTACAGCTACACCGCTTTCCGTCACAGCACCCTCGAGTCGGCGAAGGCTCCCGTCGAGAGCGTGCTCCTCGTCACCACCGACGACTCCGCCGACGAGGCCGTCCTCGAGCGCGCCCTGGTCGTCGGCCGCGCCGTCTCCGCGGTGAAGGACCTGGTCAACGCCCCGCCGTCGCACCTCTACCCGCAGACGCTGGCCGAGGCCGTGCTGGAGGGCGTCGAGGGACTGCCTCTCGAGGTCACGGTCTGGGACGAGACGGCGCTGGAGCGGGACGGCTTCGGCGGAATCCTCGGCGTCGGCAGCGGCTCCTCGCGCCCGCCCCGCCTCGTCAAGATCGCCTACTCCCCCGAAGGCGCTCACTCCCCCGACGGCACAGTGGAGTCGGCGGCGCCGAAGCACCTCGCGCTGGTCGGCAAGGGCATCACCTTCGACAGCGGCGGACTCTCGCTCAAGCCGCCGGCCTCGATGATCGGCATGAAGGACGACATGACCGGTGCGGCCACGGTCTACGCCGTCGTGCGCGCGGTCGCCGAGCTGCGTCTGCCCGTACGGGTCACGGCCTGGCTCTGCATCGCCGAGAACATGCCGTCCGGCACCGCCATCCGCCCGAACGACGTCCTCACGATCCGCGGTGGCAAGACCGTCGAGGTGCTCAACACCGACGCCGAGGGCCGGCTCGTGCTGGCCGACGGCCTCGTCGCGGCGAGCGAGGAGCAGCCGGATGCGATCGTCGACGTCGCGACGCTGACCGGCGCCGCCGTGGTCGCGCTCGGCAACCGCTACGCCGGCGCGTTCGGCGACGACGAGCTGGTCGCCTCGGTGCTCGACTCGGCCCGCAGCACCGGCGAGCTCTTCTGGCACATGCCGCTCCCCGCCGAGCTGCGCCCGCTGCTCAACTCCGAGATCGCCGACATCGCCAACATCAAGCCGGGCAACACCGCCGGCGGGATGCTGATCGCCGCGCACTTCCTCCAGGAGTTCGTCGGAACCCGCGGCGAGGGCCCGGACGCGGCGCGCATCCCGTGGGTGCACCTCGACATCGCCGGCCCGGCGAACAACGGCGGCGGCGGGTACGGCTTCACCGGCACCGGCCCCACCGGGGTCTCGGTCCGCGCCCTCCTCGCCCTGGCCGAGGGCCTGGCGAGCGCGTAG
- a CDS encoding RDD family protein — protein MPAPERRTFADVAPSTRPGERLGLPETGRMSIARPGRRFAALAVDFAIVALLSFVFFGYDRWASIILFVVLQAVFIPTIGGSIGHRLLGLRVVRLGGGWVGVWRPLVRSVLLAVLVPALVWDSDQRGFHDKVAGTVLVRY, from the coding sequence ATGCCAGCACCGGAACGCAGGACCTTCGCCGACGTCGCCCCGAGCACGCGGCCGGGGGAGCGGCTCGGCCTCCCTGAGACAGGCCGCATGTCGATCGCCCGGCCCGGCCGCCGCTTCGCCGCGCTCGCCGTCGACTTCGCGATCGTCGCTCTGCTGTCCTTCGTCTTCTTCGGCTACGACCGCTGGGCGAGCATCATCCTCTTCGTCGTGCTGCAGGCGGTCTTCATCCCCACGATCGGCGGCAGCATCGGCCACCGGCTGCTGGGGCTGCGAGTCGTCCGCCTCGGTGGCGGCTGGGTCGGCGTCTGGCGGCCGCTGGTGCGCTCGGTGCTCCTGGCCGTCCTGGTGCCTGCTCTCGTCTGGGACTCGGACCAGCGCGGCTTCCACGACAAGGTGGCGGGAACGGTGCTCGTCCGATACTGA
- the lpdA gene encoding dihydrolipoyl dehydrogenase, producing MSEERYDLVVLGGGSGGYAAALRATQLGMSVAIVERDKLGGTCLHRGCVPTKALLHAAELADGARDAQKYGVLAGFQGIDVPGVTRYREGVVAGKYKGLQSLVSARGITVVSGEGRLTGPTTVTVGEHVLHGGSIVVATGSASRTLPGIEIGGRVITSDQALELDHVPERVVVLGGGVIGVEFASVWRSFGAEVSIVEALPHLVPNEDESVSKQFERAFRKRGISFTLGSRVTGVVQTDDGVSVSLESGASVEGDLLLVAVGRGPVTAGLGLEEIGVTLDRGYVITDERLRTSVPGVYAVGDIVPGLQLAHRSFQQGIFVAEELAGLKPQTVADLNIPKVTYSDPEVASVGLTEARAVAEYGADRVASYDYGLGGNAKSTIIGTAGSVKVVRVVDGPVVGVHMIGARVGELIGEAQLIVNWEAHPEDVAPFVHAHPTQNEALGEAHLALAGKPLHAL from the coding sequence GTGTCGGAAGAGCGCTACGACCTGGTCGTGCTCGGAGGTGGCAGCGGCGGGTACGCGGCGGCTCTGCGCGCGACCCAGCTCGGGATGAGCGTGGCGATCGTCGAGCGCGACAAGCTCGGCGGCACCTGCCTGCACCGCGGCTGCGTCCCGACCAAGGCCCTCCTGCACGCCGCCGAGCTCGCCGACGGCGCCCGCGACGCGCAGAAGTACGGCGTCCTCGCCGGCTTCCAGGGCATCGACGTCCCCGGCGTCACGCGCTACCGCGAGGGCGTCGTCGCCGGCAAGTACAAGGGCCTGCAGAGCCTCGTCTCCGCCCGCGGCATCACCGTCGTCTCCGGCGAGGGCCGGCTGACCGGGCCGACGACCGTCACGGTCGGCGAGCACGTGCTGCACGGCGGCTCGATCGTCGTCGCGACCGGCTCCGCCTCGCGCACCCTCCCGGGCATCGAGATCGGCGGCCGCGTGATCACCAGCGACCAGGCCCTCGAGCTGGACCACGTGCCGGAGCGGGTCGTCGTGCTAGGCGGCGGTGTCATCGGCGTCGAGTTCGCCAGCGTCTGGCGCTCCTTCGGTGCCGAGGTGTCGATCGTCGAGGCGCTCCCCCACCTCGTGCCGAACGAGGACGAGAGCGTCAGCAAGCAGTTCGAGCGCGCCTTCCGCAAGCGCGGGATCTCCTTCACCCTCGGCTCGCGCGTCACCGGCGTCGTCCAGACCGACGACGGCGTCTCGGTCTCGCTCGAGAGCGGGGCGAGCGTCGAGGGCGACCTCCTCCTCGTCGCGGTCGGCCGCGGCCCGGTCACCGCGGGGCTCGGCCTCGAGGAGATCGGCGTGACGCTCGACCGCGGCTACGTGATCACCGACGAGCGCCTGCGGACCTCGGTCCCCGGCGTCTACGCCGTCGGCGACATCGTGCCCGGCCTGCAGCTCGCGCACCGCAGCTTCCAGCAGGGGATCTTCGTCGCCGAGGAGCTCGCCGGCCTGAAGCCGCAGACGGTGGCCGACCTGAACATCCCGAAGGTCACCTACAGCGACCCCGAGGTGGCGTCCGTCGGTCTGACCGAGGCGCGGGCCGTCGCCGAGTACGGCGCCGACCGCGTCGCGAGCTACGACTACGGTCTCGGCGGCAACGCGAAGAGCACGATCATCGGCACCGCCGGCTCGGTCAAGGTCGTGCGCGTCGTCGACGGTCCCGTCGTCGGCGTGCACATGATCGGCGCCCGCGTCGGCGAGCTGATCGGCGAGGCCCAGCTCATCGTGAACTGGGAGGCGCACCCCGAGGACGTGGCGCCCTTCGTGCACGCGCACCCCACGCAGAACGAGGCGCTCGGCGAGGCGCACCTCGCTCTCGCGGGCAAGCCGCTGCACGCCCTCTAG
- the sucB gene encoding 2-oxoglutarate dehydrogenase, E2 component, dihydrolipoamide succinyltransferase, whose protein sequence is MSESVSLPALGESVTEGTVTRWLKNVGDRVEVDEPLLEVSTDKVDTEIPSPVAGVIEEILVQEDETVEVGAELVRIGDGSGAASAPEAPAEEAPAAEESPEAEAAETEPTDEATPSVDAETEEEAPAPAEPEPAPAAEKPAAPEASAPAPSVPAPAAAAPASAAAAPAPAATPEPTDSNPGYVTPLVRKLAGENGIDLSTLTGTGVGGRIRKQDVLDAVEAAKSAPAPVSAPAAAAAKAARTPLETSPLRGTTQPMTRLRKVLAQRAVESMQSTAQLTSVVEVDVTAVARFRDSVKKTFNEKTGAKLSFLPFFALAAAEALKAYPVINSTLDGDSIVYPDHENISIAVDTERGLLTPVLKNASELTLAQIASTIGDLAERTRNNKLKPDELAGGTFTLTNTGSRGALFDTPVVFLPQTAILGTGIVTKKPAVVQVDGSDAIAIRSTVFLALSYDHRTVDGADAARFLVAIKERLEEGSFENDLGI, encoded by the coding sequence ATGAGCGAATCCGTCAGCCTCCCGGCACTCGGAGAGAGTGTCACGGAAGGAACGGTCACCCGCTGGCTGAAGAACGTCGGCGACCGCGTCGAGGTCGACGAGCCGCTGCTCGAGGTCTCGACCGACAAGGTGGACACCGAGATCCCGTCGCCCGTCGCCGGTGTCATCGAGGAGATCCTCGTCCAGGAGGACGAGACCGTCGAGGTCGGCGCCGAGCTGGTGCGCATCGGCGACGGCTCCGGAGCCGCGTCCGCGCCCGAGGCCCCCGCCGAGGAGGCCCCGGCCGCCGAGGAGTCGCCCGAGGCCGAGGCCGCCGAGACCGAGCCGACCGACGAGGCCACCCCCTCCGTCGACGCGGAGACCGAGGAGGAGGCTCCGGCCCCCGCCGAGCCCGAGCCGGCCCCCGCCGCCGAGAAGCCCGCCGCTCCCGAGGCATCCGCGCCCGCTCCGTCGGTCCCGGCCCCCGCCGCCGCTGCTCCGGCTTCTGCCGCCGCCGCCCCGGCGCCGGCTGCGACCCCCGAGCCCACCGACTCGAACCCCGGCTACGTCACCCCGCTGGTGCGCAAGCTGGCGGGCGAGAACGGCATCGACCTCTCGACCCTCACCGGCACCGGTGTCGGCGGCCGCATCCGCAAGCAGGACGTGCTCGACGCCGTCGAGGCCGCCAAGTCCGCTCCCGCCCCGGTCTCGGCTCCCGCCGCGGCCGCGGCGAAGGCCGCCCGCACGCCGCTCGAGACCTCGCCCCTGCGCGGCACGACCCAGCCGATGACCCGCCTGCGCAAGGTGCTCGCGCAGCGCGCCGTCGAGTCGATGCAGTCGACCGCCCAGCTCACCTCGGTCGTCGAGGTCGACGTCACCGCCGTCGCCCGCTTCCGCGACTCGGTCAAGAAGACCTTCAACGAGAAGACCGGCGCCAAGCTGTCCTTCCTGCCGTTCTTCGCCCTCGCGGCCGCCGAGGCCCTCAAGGCCTACCCGGTGATCAACTCGACGCTCGACGGCGACTCGATCGTCTACCCGGACCACGAGAACATCAGCATCGCGGTCGACACCGAGCGCGGCCTGCTGACCCCGGTCCTGAAGAACGCGTCGGAGCTCACCCTCGCGCAGATCGCCAGCACCATCGGCGACCTCGCGGAGCGCACCCGCAACAACAAGCTCAAGCCCGACGAGCTCGCCGGCGGCACCTTCACCCTGACCAACACCGGCTCGCGCGGTGCGCTGTTCGACACGCCCGTCGTGTTCCTGCCGCAGACCGCGATCCTCGGCACCGGCATCGTCACGAAGAAGCCGGCCGTGGTGCAGGTCGACGGCAGCGACGCGATCGCGATCCGCTCGACCGTGTTCCTCGCCCTCTCGTACGACCACCGCACGGTCGACGGCGCCGACGCGGCCCGCTTCCTGGTGGCCATCAAGGAGCGCCTCGAGGAGGGCTCGTTCGAGAACGACCTCGGCATCTGA
- a CDS encoding bifunctional [glutamine synthetase] adenylyltransferase/[glutamine synthetase]-adenylyl-L-tyrosine phosphorylase: MPRERTLSEVARLGFAALGETGARLAEAEELAGRSLESVVPAFATVADPDAALGALLDLLRSRRDRMDAVLADDAAITRLLLVLGASSGLADFLQRRPDELVGFLDPVRVLPGRGELKQELLDSVGAVDGVAALHEEDGWTALRVRYRRLLTRVVVHDLGQADPVAAIDRVARTLADLAGAALEASLAVARADLIAGSGPGRFDREEVEATRFAVIGMGKAGASELNYVSDVDVIFVAEGDPERGLSNARAIDIATRLAVLLMRGTSALALEPDLWEVDPNLRPEGKQGALVRTLESHITYYDRWAKSWEFQALLKARPLAGDLELGRAYVEAVAPKVWSSASRENFVESVQRMRERVTENIPQNDVHYQIKLGPGGLRDIEFTVQLLQLVHGQTDDEIHMPGTLLALGALADRGYIGRAAAEEFAQDYRALRLLEHRLQLRKLRRTHLMPRDEHELRTLARASGLARSAEELLVVWNSIKHRVRGLHERLFYRPLLSAVAALPDGGIELSTGQAEARLAAIGFADARGALGHIAAMTSGVSRRASIQRHLVPVMLQWFADGADPDYGLLAFRRLSDTLGGTPWFLRMLRDSSGAAKRLTTVLSGSRFVGELLDRIPESAAWLEDDEALRPRSADRLAEEVRAVLARHETPEAVATALRGMRRREVLRTAMGGVLGLSTIEEIATSLSDIISALLGGVLAAVRRSSTGRRGSAAEFAVIGMGRYGGAELGFGSDADVMYVQRPGGEDPHEAQLYAQFLVAELVRLTEDSRLPLDLDADLRPEGKNGPLVRSLDSYRAYYARWSLTWEAQALLRARGVAGDAALIADFEELADGVRYPAAISDRDIREVKRIKARVESERLPQGADPKRHLKLGRGSLSDVEWLVQLLQLQHARTIPALRTTSTLTALSVAEEAQLVSPPDAERLRAAWILASRVRSAMTLFLDRTADVLPADRRQLDGVARLLEYPADSATQLEDDYLGVTRRARAVFERRFYGPVEVDAPTYR, encoded by the coding sequence ATGCCCCGCGAACGCACGCTGAGCGAGGTCGCGCGCCTCGGTTTCGCCGCCCTCGGCGAGACCGGGGCGCGGCTCGCCGAGGCGGAGGAGCTCGCGGGCCGATCGCTCGAGTCGGTGGTGCCGGCCTTCGCGACGGTGGCCGATCCGGACGCGGCGCTCGGCGCGCTGCTCGATCTGCTGCGCAGTCGCCGCGACCGGATGGACGCGGTCCTCGCGGACGACGCCGCGATCACGCGCCTGCTGCTCGTCCTGGGGGCGTCCTCCGGTCTCGCGGACTTCCTGCAGCGCCGGCCGGACGAGCTCGTCGGCTTCCTCGACCCCGTCCGGGTCCTTCCGGGTCGCGGTGAGCTCAAGCAGGAGCTGCTCGACTCGGTCGGCGCCGTCGACGGCGTCGCGGCGCTGCACGAGGAGGACGGCTGGACGGCCCTGCGAGTCCGCTACCGCCGGCTGCTCACCCGCGTCGTCGTGCACGACCTCGGCCAGGCGGATCCGGTCGCGGCGATCGATCGGGTGGCGCGCACCCTCGCCGATCTGGCCGGAGCGGCGCTGGAGGCGTCCCTCGCGGTGGCCCGCGCCGACCTGATCGCGGGGTCCGGCCCCGGCCGATTCGACCGCGAGGAGGTGGAGGCGACGCGCTTCGCCGTCATCGGCATGGGCAAGGCCGGCGCCTCCGAGCTCAACTACGTCAGCGACGTCGACGTGATCTTCGTGGCCGAGGGCGACCCCGAGCGCGGTCTCTCGAACGCCCGCGCGATCGACATCGCGACGCGGCTCGCCGTCCTCCTGATGCGCGGCACCTCGGCGCTCGCCCTCGAGCCGGACCTGTGGGAGGTCGATCCGAACCTCCGCCCGGAGGGCAAGCAGGGCGCGCTGGTGCGGACCCTGGAGTCGCACATCACCTACTACGACCGCTGGGCGAAGAGCTGGGAGTTCCAGGCCCTGCTGAAGGCGCGCCCGCTCGCGGGAGACCTCGAGCTCGGCCGCGCCTACGTGGAGGCCGTCGCGCCGAAGGTCTGGTCGAGCGCGTCCCGGGAGAACTTCGTCGAGTCGGTGCAGCGGATGCGGGAGCGCGTCACCGAGAACATCCCGCAGAACGACGTCCACTACCAGATCAAGCTCGGCCCGGGCGGGCTGCGCGACATCGAGTTCACGGTCCAGCTGCTCCAGCTCGTGCACGGCCAGACCGACGACGAGATCCACATGCCCGGCACGCTGCTGGCCCTGGGCGCTCTCGCCGATCGCGGCTACATCGGCCGCGCGGCGGCGGAGGAGTTCGCGCAGGACTACCGCGCACTCCGCCTGCTCGAGCACCGGCTCCAGCTGCGGAAGCTCCGGCGCACCCACCTGATGCCGCGGGACGAGCACGAGCTGCGCACCCTGGCCCGGGCGAGCGGTCTCGCCCGCAGCGCCGAGGAGCTCCTCGTCGTCTGGAACTCCATCAAGCACCGGGTGCGCGGGCTGCACGAGCGGCTGTTCTACCGCCCGCTGCTCTCCGCGGTGGCGGCGCTGCCCGACGGCGGGATCGAGCTGTCGACCGGGCAGGCGGAGGCGCGCCTCGCCGCCATCGGCTTCGCGGACGCCCGCGGCGCCCTCGGCCACATCGCCGCGATGACCTCGGGCGTCTCGCGGCGCGCGAGCATCCAGCGCCACCTCGTCCCCGTCATGCTGCAGTGGTTCGCCGACGGCGCGGACCCCGACTACGGGCTCCTCGCCTTCCGGCGTCTCAGCGACACGCTCGGCGGCACGCCCTGGTTCCTCCGGATGCTGCGCGACTCCTCCGGGGCCGCGAAGCGCCTGACGACGGTCCTCTCCGGCTCGCGCTTCGTCGGCGAGCTGCTCGACCGCATCCCCGAGTCGGCGGCCTGGCTCGAGGACGACGAGGCCCTCCGACCGCGCAGCGCCGACCGGCTGGCCGAGGAGGTGCGCGCCGTGCTGGCGCGGCACGAGACTCCGGAGGCCGTCGCGACGGCGCTGCGGGGGATGCGCCGCCGGGAGGTGCTCCGCACCGCGATGGGCGGCGTCCTCGGGCTGAGCACGATCGAGGAGATCGCGACCAGCCTCTCCGACATCATCTCCGCGCTGCTCGGCGGCGTGCTCGCCGCCGTCCGGCGCTCGAGCACGGGACGCCGCGGGTCCGCCGCGGAGTTCGCCGTGATCGGCATGGGGCGCTACGGGGGAGCGGAGCTGGGCTTCGGCTCCGACGCCGACGTGATGTACGTGCAGCGACCGGGCGGAGAGGATCCGCACGAGGCGCAGCTCTACGCGCAGTTCCTGGTCGCCGAGCTCGTCCGTCTGACCGAGGACTCGCGCCTTCCGCTCGACCTCGACGCCGATCTGCGCCCGGAGGGCAAGAACGGCCCGCTCGTGCGCTCGCTCGACTCCTACCGGGCCTACTACGCGCGCTGGTCGCTGACCTGGGAGGCGCAGGCGCTGCTGCGCGCCCGCGGCGTGGCCGGCGACGCGGCGCTGATCGCCGACTTCGAGGAGCTGGCCGACGGCGTCCGCTACCCGGCGGCCATCTCGGACCGCGACATCCGAGAGGTCAAGCGGATCAAGGCCCGCGTCGAGAGCGAGCGGCTGCCGCAGGGCGCCGACCCCAAGCGCCACCTCAAGCTCGGCCGCGGCTCGCTGAGCGATGTCGAGTGGCTGGTGCAGCTGCTGCAGCTGCAGCACGCGCGCACCATCCCCGCGCTGCGGACGACCTCGACGCTGACCGCGCTGAGCGTGGCGGAGGAGGCGCAGCTCGTCTCCCCGCCCGACGCGGAGCGCCTGCGCGCGGCCTGGATCCTCGCGTCGCGGGTGCGCTCGGCGATGACGCTGTTCCTCGACCGCACCGCCGACGTGCTGCCCGCCGACCGCCGCCAGCTGGACGGGGTGGCGCGACTGCTCGAGTACCCCGCCGACTCGGCGACGCAGCTCGAGGACGACTACCTCGGCGTCACCCGCCGGGCCCGCGCCGTCTTCGAGCGCCGCTTCTACGGCCCGGTCGAGGTCGACGCGCCGACCTACCGCTGA